The DNA sequence TGACGCCTTCATAAtgcactgtttatttttatattagaGAGGAGAAAATCCCACTTTTACTGAAGCTTCTGTTTTCCTCTGAGTATTCATGAAAGCTGTTCTGAAACAGTAGAGAAAGAAAGCTGCAGAGTGATGCTGCAGATTCTcctaattaattaattctttgTTATCTTCTAAAGACCTCACATGACTCAGTTGGAGGGATGCCTTTTGTTTATTAGCAGCATATGAACAGAGCGTGCTGGTTTGTCCTTTTGATGATGATGGCGATTTTGCATTTGTACATCCAAAACACTGACCATTAAATTGCtactactttatttatttatttgtctgttGTTTTAGAAAAGATaatgatgaaaaagaaaaaccatgcGATTAGAGGTGGAAAACCAGAATAAATATGAGtactttttttgcatttagaTTAAAATGCAAACACTCTTAATGCTGGTGAAATGACTGTCCACGTGTGCTTCTATAAATCTGACTCTCCTCTGTTTCACAGCGGAGCCTCTGGTGCAGGTGAATGGAAAGCCCAGCTGCTGCTTCTTCAAGTTCAGCCCCAAACTGATGTTCACCAAGGTGCTGAAGGCCCAGCTGTGGGTGTATCTGCGACCGCTGCAGCAGACCTCCACCGTCTACCTGCAGATCCTGCGACTAAAGCCAGTCACAGAGCAGGGCAGCCGCCACATACGCATCCGCTCCCTGAAGATAGAGCTCAACTCCAGGGTCGGCCACTGGCAAAGTATTGACTTTAAGCACGTGCTGCAGAACTGGTTCAAACAGCCCCACACTAACTGGGGGATCGACATCAACGCCTTTGACGAGAGCGGCAATGACCTGGCAGTTACCTCACTGCGACCTGGGGAGGAGGGACTGGTAAGGACCCTCAGACCTGTCCCTGGGACGGAGAGGGAAATCACTTTGTGCACATGCAAATTCGGATTTTATTCAAAGAAGGCAATTAGAAGGTCATATTATTAGTCGATAAGTTGGTATTAATAATCGaacaaaaaagtgaaagaaaaagctGGAAGGCAGTAATCCTGTGCATCATTTCTGTCTCTCCACATATTTTGACTTCTACAATAAACTCTTTGAAGCACGTAGAGTAAAATTTATACACAAAATATAGCAGTCGCTAGTGAGGAGCCACTACAGCTATACTGTGTTTTTTAATGATCCCCTTCCAAGTTTTACATATATTGTTATATTGTTTCCTAATATCAGATTAACATCAAGTACAACATCAGGATAAACATCCTGAGcagactgtaaaataaaataaaataaaataaaataaaataaaataaaataaaataaaacatgtggtatcacagagacaaaaaaatgacaagcatattttaaaatatacaataatgaGATAGGAAGAAAACACAGGGGTGTCTAAGCGGACGAAATTGGAGGTCCATAAATAGGGGAGTACTGTATAATGCTAAAATCTAGAAAAACTGGGCTGAGGACAGTGAGACAGTGAGACAGTGATAGGTAattatattttgtaactttatTAATAGTAAAGCCTGATTTTAATAGGCTCTAAAACTCTAGAACAACTAAACAGCAACCTGAGCTCAAACATTACAGTACAACTAAAGCTCAGCATTACTTTAATTAAAGAAACACCAAAACATGCGGCAAAAACTTTAAGcagcaaaacacaaataaatccaaaatgccaaaaaaaatccaaaacaacacaaaactccCGGACCTTGAATATACCTCCTTACATTAAGAAATATCTCCAACCGCTCTGCAGCGGGTAGAAtggtttttggttgttgtttttttgtgaatctgcattaattttaaatcaaacagaaaaTCCTCGCCATGCAGTCATAACATCGCAGTGAACTGCTGAAGGCCTTTGATGCTTTACTCCTGAGTTCCCATACGTATTTTCTGTATGATTTCAAACTGTATTTAAATCATATCTATACTGGTAAATCTGGGTTCTGAAAACCCATGACCACTCGAAACTCAGTTCCATCCACTgaaaacacagctgtttcagATCGTCCGTCAGCATTATGGATATCAACAAAGTCTAATGACGTCTAATGATACAAAAAGAACTTTCTGCGCAAAATACTTTTCAGAAAATCTGATTTTTATTCCTTTAGTTTTAGGtagaaatcttttctttttcacttcatAACAATGCCAGTTAAAGGACTAATCCATTTAAAAATGATCCTGCTAGgatgaaaacatgtttatttgcaATGGTTCACCTTGGGGAAAATGTGAAAACTTTAAGTAATTAAGACAAATTTTTACCCAGTGTTCCTTTTGAAAACTTGGGATTTTTTTCTACACTGCAAGTATGCTTCACTTTTTTCAATGCTAAACCTCTGATGTAATGGATGGATCTGCTTCAACCTTAAACCTCAAAGGAAAACTCATGAACCATTAGTCTAGTTAGCAATCCCAGAGTTACTGCAACTGACAGTTACAACATCCCTGTTGGATTATGTAGGCCACTTATCCTGGTTAAGCAACACCAAATATTTACCAAGTGATTATTTGGGTCAGCTCTTCACAACACGTATCAGGGGTCAGCTCTGGTGTCTTGGCCAATAAATCGCTGCCTTCTGAGCACACAGCAGTGTGCTATATTATTCTTGGTAACccaagaaaaaaggaaaagatcaAAAGACATGCaagtgtacaaaaataaaacaaaacacaacaagaaAGACATGAAAGAGTCAAACTCTGCTTCTTCCTGATCCTCTGGGTCTTTTTTCTACAACAAAAGCCCTAAAGGCCAGGCTGACATGGTCTCACCCCAACAGCCTTTCAGCTTATTTCCTCTTTTCAGTGTGCTCGAGCCCAGCTGGAATCACTGTGGGGAGAAGAAGGCTTTGTAAAACAAACATGATGGAGTAAAATATTTGATGTGCTCGCCTCTGCCCAAAGGTCAAGGTTATGGTAGCCTGCAGATGACCTTTTGGGTCATGAATCAAACCAAGCGTACAGAGTCAACTATCGATGTTTGAATAGACCAGTTTCTCTCAAAGCCCATGGAGTCAGTGCTCAAATGGAAAGTTGTGTTTCCTATTTAAAGCTGACAAATTAATTCATACATTTTAGTTAATTATAAAATGACTATTGAAtttaattctttttcttttcttttttttacttacaaGTGTGGTTTCTTTGTATTCTTTGTATTCAGAGTTCAGTAGAAAAAGAGTTAGGGGCTGAAAAATGCTTGCCGTGTGAGTGAAGTGCTATGAAATCCATTTTGTTTAGTTAAAGTGGAGCAAAGTCTTTGTAGAGAAAATATATTTGCTCTTACATTATTTAGAGGTATCAGAGATTTCTACTTTCCCATCAGATCCTTTGCACACAGATGTCCAGATCACCACATGAATATTAATGATGGAGTTATAAACCGTATGTCACAGCATTGTAAATGTTTCATTTACGATAGAGTCAAGAGCCCATATGGTTTGTTAGATGAATTGAGCACCTGACATGGCACAAAGCTTACAGAATCTGCTACTGTGGTGCAGGGACTTGAATAAATACTACTTGAATGCTATTTGTACAATTACTAGATTTTTATTTCAGATATCAATTGCTTATTTTAGCACAGATGTTACTAGTAACAATCATTAAAGTGCCTCAGTAAGACAGTATGACACTTTGACAATTGACAGTAAGTCATCACTGTATGTATACAGTACTCATCTTTATCAAGGATTTTATGATATATCTGTTATTTCTTCTGTGATATTTAGGCTACATTTGTAACTCTTTTAATGCTCATCATGCTGCTATAACAAAGTGCAAATACTTCGTTACTGTGCTTAAGTAGAATTTTGGGGTATCTGTGCTTTACTTGTGTAGATATTTTTACTATTACTCCCTACATTTTCAAACAcgtatctgtactttctactccttacatttgcAAAAACAGACTCATTACTTTTGGTTTTGACAGATTTGAGGGAAATTATTATTTCATGTCACTGCGAGCCCTAGAACATCAAACCAATTTGAGCCTTAACAGTAACACATGAAAAGCAGTCCTGTTAGTCTATTAATCACTAGAGGATGTCGcataaaaagagacaaaagaggTAAAACCATGTGTTATAATCAGGGGTTAAACTGTTTGTGTCCAGtttgtccagctgctgtatttcgcagggatagaaaaaaagagagctaacttcactcagagatgaagaaagaggggttatatttaaaagtaaggactgctcagtggtAGTCCTAGTGTTTTTAAAATAGGTATTGGGTCTGCACATGTGTCATTATGTTTTTTCAAACTGTGAGACCTGCTGCAATGCAGGTCTCTGAGGGAGACTAACTGTGTCATTTAAAGGTTGCATGAAAAAAATCATCAGTTTACTGCAGGATAAACAGATTCGTTTGCTGCACTGTGGTGGGTTcaaagtaaagaacagtgtgtgtaactggtgcacagtggctgtggtgctCATGGTCAGCGTtaggttacatcaagtgtagcagagatgaatTTGAAGTTAAGCTGATGATGTTAAGATCCATAAAGACAGCATAAACAGTGTACTGTCATTGTAGAGGATGAAAATAAGCCACGAATCATCTGCTTACATCTGGTTCaattcagttgtgtaaatccacaaGAAGCAGTAAAACTCAGAGCAGTAGCAGACAAGATCAGCTGAAAACAGCCTGATCTCAGTCAGTGGCTTTAAATCTTATTTGTAATATAGATGTTTTAGATTATGATTCCTTTTAGAGTGAAACAGAAGATTAAGCAAATAAGGGTGGGCCAATTCTCTGCCAGCAGCACCCTGCCTGTCTATGTCAGActctttatttttctcagttCAAGATAATAAAGAAATAGTTCAGGATTTTAGAAAAtaagttattttttattaccAAAGTTTGATtataatatttacagtattGAGAATatgaagctgctgcagtttAGCCTAGTGCAAAGATTGGAAGAAGGGAGAAACGGTTAGTCAGGCTTGTTCCAGAAACAGACGTCCAAGGATGCTGATTAAAACACTGCtttgttgtttaattttgtttaattcCCACAAATAAATAGAGGAAATAAACTAGAACAGAAGTAAACTGTTTCATCACAAATAGCAGACAGGCGTAACGACTTCCCAAAGTGTGGTTTTCTTTGTGTGGTTGAATATGCACTGCACAAAAATGACTTGTGGATGGATAAAATGTTCTAATCAGAGCTGAAGAAAGAAAGATTTGGTTGATTGCAAGAATCCAGTTGATGAATGGTGCAATTCCTGTGAATAAATTAATATGCTAACATTTAATTAGTTCCATTCACttcacttcagtttttgtttatatagcaccGCATCACAAAAAATGTTCCCTCAAGGCGCTATAAGACAAAAATCCAGCAATAATACatagaaaatcccaacaatcagataactgcctatgagcaaacacttgataacagtgagaaagaaaaacttggTTTTAACAGGACgaaacctccagcaaaaccaggctcagggagggggagCCATGTGGTGCAACTGTTTGGGGGTCTGgggagaaagacaggacaaaagacatacaCAGTAGAGAGCCAGAGTTTGAAATTAATTACCAATGATTAAATTATTACATTCAGAGTGcagaagaaatgctcagtgcattatgtggaactaagggaggatttttttttaatcatttttatcaGAATGTAAAAGcaggaaattagaggtcatccaggtctatatgtctttaagacatgtctgtagtttaactaattggtgtatGTCATCTGCCTTCATGTACagataaagttgggtgtcatctgcatagcgttgaaaatgtatgctatatCTTCTAACAATACTGCCCAAGAGAAGCATATGTAATGCAAAAACATTCCCCATTcacatgaaaaaaattaaaataaaataaaataaaatagatatGATTCATTTAGAAGTATACTTGGCTCAACAGAAGTACAACTCTTTGTCAGTCTGGCTATAGTACTGACAAGAAATATCAGTTATCATTGCTGTATGGTAATAGGTTATAAGAGCTGGTTGCTGTCCagctagaccaggggtgggcaatctcagtccacgagggccggtgtccctgcaggttttagatctcaccttgggtcaacacacctgaatcacatgattagttcgttaccaggcctctggagaacttcaggacatgttgaggagctaatttagccatttaaatcagctgtgttggttcgaggacacatctaaaacctgcagggacaccggccctcgtggactgagattgcccacccctgagcTAGACTGACTGAGATGAGTTAAAACAGTTAATAGCACTAACCCCCAGTCACACAGGGCTAGAGTTGGTTTTACAGTACCTGGCAACCACCAGTTGCGAAGGTAAAATGAGCATTCCCCTACCAGTTGTGAATTGTTGCTGGCAGTTGATGGCTAAAGCCACAATCATGTAGGCAACTTTTTCTTTGAAGGCAAAACTTCTTTATTTCTGATAGTGTCACACTTTTTACAATTTCACAAGAACTTGTACAGTAGCTGGACAGTTTTTGTAAGCCCTTCACTTCCATTCAGAGTATGATGGCAACTATATGCTAGCTATCAAAGCAATCACAGGGAACCTTTTGTCAACACCAATGACTGGTGGTTTCCATGGACGATTCTCTAGTCCTGATTGACTGGTGCTCTATTCATTTTAACCTACATTATCACATATCCAACATGGTTGACAAGGTAATGTGGTTTTTACTTGCAACAGCGAAAACCACACGGAAATGTCAGTATGAGCCCGCTTCTTGTCATTCTGCATATCTATTGGTTACACAAATCTACACTACAAGGTGAAGCTTGACCTCAGCTGGCACACTGTGCTCTGCTTTTTTCAACACTGTGGCAAACCATCATTGCACAACACAAGCCATAGAAAAGAATGGGTTCTAGGGTTCTTGCATTCTATGTGAAAGGCCTTAAGGATCATCAACCATCTGTCATCTTGAAATCTGACAAATCCAAGTCTGCTTTACCAATGTCTAGTGGTTAGTATGCCCTGTTACTGGAACATTTCATTTCCTTGACTCATTATACCACCAAAATGTAAGAGTTTAAAAGAAACACATACGATACACACTAAATTCTCAGACCAAAATGTTGAAAATAACTGATGTTATCTAAATGTTTGCATTAGCCAATTGTCAGTTTATTGTATTTTCCTTTACTGTCATGTCTCTGCTGTTGTTCTCTTATAACCACCTCTTTCTTTTTGTCCTGCCCCTCCTCCCCCTGATTCCAGCAGCCATTTCTGGAGGTGAAGGTTCTTGAGACAACCAAACGTTCTCGGAGAAACCTCGGCCTGGACTGCGATGAGCACTCCACTGAGTCTCGCTGCTGTCGCTACCCTCTAACTGTGGACTTTGAGGCGTTCGGCTGGGATTGGATCATTGCCCCTAAACGCTACAAAGCGAACTACTGCTCTGGCCAGTGCGAGTACATGTTCATGCAGAAATACCCGCACACCCACCTGGTGCAGCACGCCAACCCGCGAGGCTCCGCGGGGCCCTGCTGCACCCCAACCAAGATGTCTCCCATTAACATGCTCTACTTCAATGACAAGCAGCAGATCATTCATGGCAAGATTCCAGGGATGGTGGTGGATCGATGTGGCTGCTCTTAGGCTGCTGGAGGAAGCACATTTGTGTAAAGCCCACATTAAACCACCTGAAACCCTTTCTGAGCTCTCCCCTGGCACCAGAACCCACTCCTCGGCACCAGATTTCACTTCTGCTCAGCCACAAAAGCATTCCACTGGGTTTCCATTTGTCCAGTAATTAAACTGATTCTAACTGTACAAAAAAGTTATAAATGAAATAAGAATCAAAACAGAACTGAGTGATGGAAATACCGTACATTATGAATGATTTAAAGAGGCTGTACTTGTGGAGCAGCTTTCGAAAGTGGTAAATGAGGCGCTA is a window from the Pelmatolapia mariae isolate MD_Pm_ZW linkage group LG5, Pm_UMD_F_2, whole genome shotgun sequence genome containing:
- the LOC134627862 gene encoding growth/differentiation factor 11-like isoform X1, with translation MPRYNFLLCLMVLISLGQSGSDEPNLLLPPASETPTDAGLSLLDEDAGSHECSACVWREQSKVLRLETIKSQILSKLRLKQAPNISREVVNQLLPKAPPLQQLLDHHDFQGDASSQDEFMEEDEYHATTESVITMASEPEPLVQVNGKPSCCFFKFSPKLMFTKVLKAQLWVYLRPLQQTSTVYLQILRLKPVTEQGSRHIRIRSLKIELNSRVGHWQSIDFKHVLQNWFKQPHTNWGIDINAFDESGNDLAVTSLRPGEEGLQPFLEVKVLETTKRSRRNLGLDCDEHSTESRCCRYPLTVDFEAFGWDWIIAPKRYKANYCSGQCEYMFMQKYPHTHLVQHANPRGSAGPCCTPTKMSPINMLYFNDKQQIIHGKIPGMVVDRCGCS
- the LOC134627862 gene encoding growth/differentiation factor 11-like isoform X2 yields the protein MPRYNFLLCLMVLISLGQSGSDEPNLLLPPASETPTDAGLSLLDEDAGSHECSACVWREQSKVLRLETIKSQILSKLRLKQAPNISREVVNQLLPKAPPLQQLLDHHDFQGDASSQDEFMEEDEYHATTESVITMASEPEPLVQVNGKPSCCFFKFSPKLMFTKVLKAQLWVYLRPLQQTSTVYLQILRLKPVTEQGSRHIRIRSLKIELNSRVGHWQSIDFKHVLQNWFKQPHTNWGIDINAFDESGNDLAVTSLRPGEEGLPFLEVKVLETTKRSRRNLGLDCDEHSTESRCCRYPLTVDFEAFGWDWIIAPKRYKANYCSGQCEYMFMQKYPHTHLVQHANPRGSAGPCCTPTKMSPINMLYFNDKQQIIHGKIPGMVVDRCGCS